TTCCGCTGAGGGCTTGCGGACTAAAGAACTCCATTGGGGGGCAGATCGATTTGATCCGTCCCGATTCGACGGAAGCGAGACGGTCGGAGAGCTTGACGGTTTCGGCGATGTCGTGGCTGACCAGAAGGGTCGTAACACCGAGACGTTGATGGATCAGGGTAAGTTCGTCCTGGAGTTTCTGGCGCATAAGAGGATCAAGCGCCGAGAGCGGTTCATCGAGGAGGAGAATTTTAGGACGGCGCACTAATGCACGGGCAAGGGCAACCCGCTGTTTCTGTCCGCCCGAGAGCGTGGAGGGGAGACGATCGGAGAGTGCGGTCAGCTCGACGAGTTCGATCAGCTCATCAATATTGGAACGTTGTTCACTGTTGTCCGCGGCAAACAGGAGATTCTCACGTACGCTCATCGTAGGGAATAGGGCATAGTCTTGGAATACAAATCCGATGCTCCGTTTCTGGGGAGGGAGATTGATTTTTTTCGTACTGTCGAACCACACTTCTCCGTCTACTTCGATCACTCCGCTATCGGGTTTTTCGAGACCTGCAATCATCCGCATCAACGTCGTTTTTCCCGCACCTGAGGGACCGAAGAGGGTTATAAATTCCCCATCCTCGATTTTTAGCTCAAAATGGGCTTGAAGTATCCCCTCTGCGGTGTCGAGCCGCTTTGTAATATTAAGAAATATCATCGAATACCGCCCAACGATTTTTTATTGAGGGTGTAGACGAGAAGCAGTATCGCAAAGGTAACCGCAAAAAGGGTGAGGGCGTATTGGTGCGCCAGTGCGTAGTTGAGCGATTCGACCTCGTCATAGATGGCGATGGAAGCGACGCGGGTTTCACCCGGAATGTTTCCGCCTATCATGAGGATCACCCCGAACTCTCCGACCGTGTGGGCAAATGCGAGGACGATTCCGGAGATAAGACCGTGACGGATTGAGGGGAGGATGACACGCACCATCGTCTGGAGTTTTGATTTACCGAGGGTATAGGCGGCTTCAAAAATCGAAGGCGGTACTTGGGAAAGGGCCGATTGGATCGGATGTACCATAAACGGTAAACTAAAGAGGACAGAGCCGACGACGAGCCCGTCAAAACTGAATGCAAGGCGGATGCCGTGTTCGGTCAAAAATTTTCCGATAAATGATGAGGGGGTAAAGGCGAGGAGGAGATAAAACCCTAAAACGGACGGAGGCAGGACAAGCGGCATGGAAACGATTGTCTCTACGATACTTTTAAACCGCATGCGGCTAAAGACCAAGAACGATGCAAGGGGAATCGCAATCACAAGCAGTATCAGTGTCGTAACG
This genomic window from Sulfuricurvum sp. contains:
- a CDS encoding ATP-binding cassette domain-containing protein, producing the protein MIFLNITKRLDTAEGILQAHFELKIEDGEFITLFGPSGAGKTTLMRMIAGLEKPDSGVIEVDGEVWFDSTKKINLPPQKRSIGFVFQDYALFPTMSVRENLLFAADNSEQRSNIDELIELVELTALSDRLPSTLSGGQKQRVALARALVRRPKILLLDEPLSALDPLMRQKLQDELTLIHQRLGVTTLLVSHDIAETVKLSDRLASVESGRIKSICPPMEFFSPQALSGKLQLIGEVLKIEEDSPAVIVTLLVGSSVVRTVLSSTEASELRVGGHAIISTKAFNPILIPLP
- the modB gene encoding molybdate ABC transporter permease subunit, translated to MESEFISTMVLTFKLASVTTLILLVIAIPLASFLVFSRMRFKSIVETIVSMPLVLPPSVLGFYLLLAFTPSSFIGKFLTEHGIRLAFSFDGLVVGSVLFSLPFMVHPIQSALSQVPPSIFEAAYTLGKSKLQTMVRVILPSIRHGLISGIVLAFAHTVGEFGVILMIGGNIPGETRVASIAIYDEVESLNYALAHQYALTLFAVTFAILLLVYTLNKKSLGGIR